A genomic segment from Orrella daihaiensis encodes:
- the hemC gene encoding hydroxymethylbilane synthase, translated as MALSIPDRLVIATRASRLALWQAEHVQALLQAQYPQTEVSLLKLSTRGDEILDRSLQKVGGKGLFIKELENALIDGRADLAVHSLKDVPVDMPPLFELAAILPRAESRDAWVSSKYANLQELPVGAIIGTSSLRRECQLRAQRPDIVVKPLRGNLDTRLKKLDDGEFDAIILAAVGLQRLELSDRIRTIIPLEQSLPAAGQGALGIEVLKSRPEMSRLMQPLACMRSTAIAQAERTVSRVLGGSCSTPLAAHAQLINDQLTVYALVATPDGQTILRANARGPISDADAPEELGAKVAQALLDQGADKLLAQLDH; from the coding sequence ATGGCCTTATCTATCCCCGATCGTCTGGTGATCGCTACTCGCGCGAGCCGTCTTGCGCTGTGGCAGGCAGAGCATGTGCAAGCCTTGCTGCAGGCTCAGTATCCACAAACAGAAGTGAGTTTGTTAAAGCTAAGCACCCGGGGTGATGAGATCCTTGATCGCAGTTTGCAAAAGGTTGGCGGCAAGGGGCTATTTATCAAAGAGCTTGAGAACGCTTTGATCGATGGCCGTGCAGACCTCGCGGTACATTCACTCAAGGATGTGCCAGTTGATATGCCGCCATTGTTTGAGCTTGCCGCTATTTTGCCAAGAGCGGAGAGTCGAGATGCCTGGGTCTCGTCCAAATACGCTAACCTTCAAGAGTTACCCGTAGGAGCGATCATTGGCACCAGTAGTCTTAGGCGCGAGTGCCAGCTCAGGGCCCAACGGCCTGACATTGTGGTGAAACCCCTCAGAGGTAATCTGGACACCAGATTAAAGAAACTTGACGATGGCGAGTTCGACGCGATCATTCTTGCAGCAGTGGGATTGCAGCGTCTGGAACTATCGGATCGTATACGAACCATTATTCCGCTTGAACAATCTTTGCCTGCTGCAGGTCAGGGTGCACTAGGTATTGAAGTGCTGAAATCGCGGCCTGAAATGTCTAGGTTGATGCAGCCGTTGGCGTGCATGCGAAGCACCGCAATTGCGCAAGCGGAGAGGACCGTCTCCCGAGTCCTTGGTGGTTCTTGTTCTACCCCGTTGGCAGCGCACGCCCAACTGATTAACGATCAACTCACGGTTTATGCTTTGGTTGCGACGCCTGATGGTCAGACAATTCTAAGAGCCAATGCCAGAGGCCCGATCTCTGACGCTGACGCTCCAGAAGAGTTAGGGGCAAAAGTGGCGCAAGCATTGCTGGACCAAGGTGCTGACAAGCTGCTCGCTCAACTT